The sequence TGAAATTTATAGAGTTAACAGGCATTTATGAGAAAATAGACCAGTatattaaattgaataaaatgtaCGCCGCTGGAAAAATCATCCTGGAGTATTTATCAATGGCATGGGTGTCAATCCTCACGCTCACGTGGCTGCCCCTCTGACTTTCCCTCTGCGGGGAGCTCCTCTCCGAGGCCAAGGTCAGCTGCACCATCATCTTGTCCGGCTTCTCTCCGTTCTCTGGTGTGTAGTTGCCCAGGTCATTAACGTCCCCGTCGCTGTAGCTGCCATCCAGCATGACCCCGCGAGCCTGGGGTAGTCCACAGGTGCAGGGAAGCTGCGAACACAGCAGACACACACTGTGAAGCGAGCTC is a genomic window of Ailuropoda melanoleuca isolate Jingjing unplaced genomic scaffold, ASM200744v2 unplaced-scaffold67726, whole genome shotgun sequence containing:
- the LOC117800297 gene encoding gamma-aminobutyric acid receptor subunit rho-1-like yields the protein MSTIITGVNASMPRVSYIKAVDIYLWVSFVFVFLSVLEYAAVNYLTTVQERKERKLREKLPCTCGLPQARGVMLDGSYSDGDVNDLGNYTPENGEKPDKMMVQLTLASERSSPQRESQRGSHVSVRIDTHAIDKYSRMIFPAAYILFNLIY